A genomic stretch from Porphyromonadaceae bacterium W3.11 includes:
- a CDS encoding FKBP-type peptidyl-prolyl cis-trans isomerase: MRVNKGTLVTLQYKLYDAEEKDLIEETTPDNPLRYIQGMGLMLPSFEAALVGLEAGEKFDFTLSAEEAYGEAREDLLITLPKESFLVDGKFDDEIVYEGAQVPMATSDGQQVTGLVQEINENEVVMDFNHALAGCSLHFVGNIEEVREATEEEVQEFFAPAGGGCGGCSGHCDDDSCGGCH; this comes from the coding sequence ATGAGAGTAAATAAAGGAACGCTGGTAACTTTGCAATATAAGCTGTATGACGCAGAGGAAAAAGATTTGATAGAGGAAACAACTCCTGATAACCCTTTGAGATATATACAGGGTATGGGTCTGATGCTTCCTTCATTCGAAGCTGCATTAGTAGGCTTAGAGGCAGGTGAAAAGTTTGACTTCACACTTAGTGCAGAAGAGGCATACGGCGAAGCACGCGAAGATCTATTAATTACCCTTCCTAAAGAGTCTTTCCTTGTGGATGGAAAATTTGATGATGAAATAGTATATGAGGGGGCTCAGGTACCCATGGCTACATCTGATGGTCAGCAAGTAACAGGTCTCGTCCAAGAGATTAATGAGAATGAAGTGGTTATGGATTTCAATCATGCTTTAGCTGGATGTTCATTACACTTTGTTGGTAATATTGAAGAGGTTCGTGAAGCTACTGAGGAAGAAGTACAAGAGTTCTTCGCTCCAGCTGGAGGTGGCTGTGGTGGCTGCTCGGGTCATTGCGACGATGATAGCTGTGGTGGTTGTCATTAA
- a CDS encoding AMP-binding protein, which produces MIELNFIKLIEGALKDNWSLPIFTNYGEGETYTAADVAKYVAKVHLMLSSTGVERGDKVVLVAKDSAEWCMVWVGIVTYGCVVVPILPDFHADNIRNIIHHSDAKVVYVGKEHIKYLDTEAMPGVKAVFTVKDLTPISSLTSHPISSTLDANKLFNNQYPNGFDRSHIQYPEISNDTLMVISYTSGTSGFSKGVMTTANNLAANIKVTLSFEQFERGKSILSFIPNAHAYGCAFNFLLSMIVGCHVYILGAKPVPRLLLKAFKEVRPHMILTVPLVLEKIYKNVIVPKIDKPAIKLALKIPGLNSIIYRKIGTALKEALGGNVKGVIIGGAALNREVDEFLSKAKFPYTVGYGMTECAPLMAYSVKSEFVVGSCGKVLDMIEEVRIYEPREDNGLMVGEVQVRGENVCKGYYKEPKLTEELFTADGWMRTGDLGYLDKSNNLFLRGRSKSMILGPNGQNIYPEEIEAKIAMLPYMSEAIVVPRSDTSIVAIVTLDKVTLKQDGKDNDEAIKEILKENKVALNQSLSSFAAISNFEVLDGEFQKTPKQSIKRYLYE; this is translated from the coding sequence ATGATAGAACTTAATTTTATAAAGCTCATAGAAGGAGCACTCAAAGATAATTGGTCATTGCCAATCTTTACTAACTATGGTGAGGGGGAAACTTATACCGCTGCTGATGTCGCCAAGTATGTGGCAAAAGTACATTTGATGCTTTCTTCAACTGGTGTGGAGCGTGGAGATAAGGTAGTATTAGTGGCTAAGGACAGTGCTGAATGGTGTATGGTTTGGGTCGGAATAGTGACCTATGGATGTGTTGTCGTTCCTATTTTGCCTGATTTTCATGCGGATAATATTCGTAACATCATACATCATAGTGATGCTAAGGTTGTTTATGTTGGAAAAGAACACATAAAGTATCTGGATACAGAGGCAATGCCTGGTGTTAAAGCCGTGTTTACAGTCAAAGACTTGACCCCCATTTCTTCGTTGACCTCTCATCCTATATCTTCGACTCTTGATGCTAATAAGCTATTCAATAATCAATATCCTAATGGGTTTGATCGGAGTCATATACAGTATCCTGAGATTAGTAATGATACATTGATGGTCATAAGTTATACTTCAGGTACTTCAGGCTTTAGTAAAGGCGTGATGACTACTGCTAATAACCTAGCTGCAAATATTAAAGTGACACTCTCTTTTGAACAGTTTGAGCGAGGGAAGTCAATCTTGAGCTTTATACCTAATGCACATGCATATGGTTGTGCATTTAATTTCTTGCTGTCCATGATTGTTGGCTGTCATGTGTACATATTAGGGGCAAAACCAGTTCCGAGACTCTTATTAAAAGCTTTCAAGGAAGTAAGACCTCACATGATCCTGACAGTGCCATTAGTTCTAGAGAAGATTTATAAGAATGTTATTGTCCCAAAGATAGATAAACCTGCTATCAAACTAGCTCTTAAGATTCCAGGTCTGAATAGCATTATTTACCGAAAAATCGGGACGGCACTAAAAGAAGCTTTAGGCGGAAACGTTAAGGGTGTCATCATCGGAGGTGCTGCTTTAAATAGAGAAGTGGATGAATTTCTCTCAAAGGCAAAATTTCCATATACCGTAGGGTATGGTATGACGGAATGTGCTCCTCTTATGGCTTATTCTGTTAAGTCGGAGTTTGTTGTCGGTTCGTGTGGTAAAGTATTGGATATGATAGAGGAGGTACGTATCTATGAGCCACGTGAAGATAATGGCTTAATGGTCGGGGAGGTCCAAGTAAGAGGTGAGAATGTGTGTAAGGGTTACTACAAGGAGCCAAAATTAACCGAGGAGCTTTTTACCGCTGACGGTTGGATGCGTACTGGTGATCTTGGTTATCTGGATAAGTCTAATAATCTCTTCTTACGAGGTCGTTCTAAGTCTATGATTTTAGGACCTAACGGTCAGAATATATATCCGGAAGAGATCGAGGCAAAGATTGCGATGTTGCCATATATGTCCGAAGCCATTGTCGTACCACGAAGTGATACTTCCATAGTGGCCATTGTGACTCTAGATAAAGTGACATTAAAACAAGATGGCAAAGATAATGACGAAGCGATAAAAGAAATACTGAAAGAGAATAAAGTCGCTCTAAATCAAAGTCTTTCGTCTTTTGCTGCTATTTCTAATTTTGAGGTCTTAGATGGAGAGTTTCAGAAGACTCCTAAGCAATCTATCAAGCGTTACTTATATGAGTAA
- a CDS encoding TonB-dependent receptor, producing the protein MNRSLRTHFTLRVLFVFGMLMLAIAAMASTDAGEGDIKGVVFDKEMKEPLVGARVRVVGTSLGAVTNVDGVFVLKNVPEGAITLEVSYISFETQKIEDIEIKKGEVKTLEIQLVSDDRVLDEVVVLAKASRASEIQLLKDQRTLVVATQAIGANELSRKGIGNAEAAVAQVSGVSKQEGVKNVFVRGLSDRYNATYLNGFPIPSDDPEYKNIALEMFDTDMIQSVGVQKAFSATQGGDVGGAIIDIKSQELFGESLLEVGASGGANSSALGNTFYKQDGTGYFGNTRSEQPNVEQKNVYPFLNKLQPSVLKTPINHGFNIAAGKKLILGDGRFPLALYMVANHSKGYSHSERTSRSLAPIGGLAAEMKGPDSSISTRQMLLGNATLGIDYKHELRYNLLLVHSNNEYVNMLTGMDKEKNQEEDNEHRIRSYRQQANENILLVNQLDSDWKLADRLLLNAGVSYNLIDAKEPDRRTNFLKGEPIGDDERWSLLMDTNKRFYSSLKEHDVNVKTKLNWTLSETLSLSAGYTGRFTDHKFEAVEYDHKGPIDASIMESDFDSMDWDQKFFNEQNMKTDTKPYGFEVRKGTNYWYSSNKFIHNGFLEAVWQVSPSFLIQGGLRVDYAQMDVEYRQDDALMNDNKINQLYWLPSLNLKYDVNEKHALRLSFSKSYTLPQVKEISPYQYVNIGFTSQGNENLKPTELWNIDLKWDWYLSPSELLAVTLFYKDITNPIARVNEYNSANVLKYMNPAEKAEVAGIELELRKSLLNQEAASGLYHKLSLGLSGSYIYSNINLGIDEDSKRNVALEGSSPWLFNTDLTYTINKDEQSYSIAILASYFSDRIHTYGSAGIAGKGIKYDAIEKGMLKLDAVASAKLTEHFSLKFKANNLLNQAYKRTQKENNSVNGDQPIVISEYYKGTSFSLGAKWTF; encoded by the coding sequence ATGAATAGAAGTTTGCGCACTCATTTTACGCTAAGGGTGCTTTTCGTATTCGGAATGCTTATGCTCGCAATAGCCGCGATGGCTAGTACAGATGCTGGGGAGGGAGATATCAAAGGCGTTGTTTTTGATAAAGAGATGAAGGAGCCGTTGGTAGGAGCAAGAGTAAGAGTGGTAGGTACTAGCCTTGGTGCTGTTACAAATGTTGATGGTGTTTTTGTTTTAAAAAATGTTCCTGAAGGAGCTATAACACTCGAGGTGAGCTACATCTCCTTTGAGACCCAAAAGATCGAAGATATTGAGATCAAGAAAGGGGAGGTTAAGACCCTCGAAATCCAGCTCGTTTCAGATGATAGGGTCCTAGATGAAGTCGTGGTATTGGCAAAGGCTAGCCGTGCTTCTGAGATTCAGTTACTAAAGGACCAACGGACGTTGGTCGTTGCCACTCAGGCCATCGGTGCTAATGAACTTTCTCGTAAAGGCATCGGTAATGCTGAGGCTGCAGTTGCTCAGGTCTCGGGCGTCAGTAAGCAAGAAGGGGTAAAGAATGTTTTCGTACGGGGGCTAAGTGATAGGTACAATGCCACCTACTTAAATGGCTTTCCGATTCCTTCGGATGATCCTGAGTATAAGAATATCGCTTTGGAGATGTTTGATACAGATATGATTCAGAGCGTGGGGGTTCAGAAAGCATTTAGTGCTACTCAGGGTGGCGATGTTGGTGGTGCGATTATAGATATAAAGTCTCAAGAGCTATTTGGTGAGAGTTTATTAGAAGTCGGTGCCTCTGGTGGTGCTAATAGTTCTGCTCTTGGAAATACCTTTTACAAGCAAGATGGAACCGGTTACTTCGGTAACACCCGCAGTGAGCAGCCCAATGTGGAGCAGAAAAATGTATATCCATTTCTAAATAAGTTACAGCCATCAGTCCTTAAAACGCCAATTAATCACGGCTTTAACATTGCTGCTGGTAAGAAGTTAATCTTAGGTGACGGGCGATTCCCTCTTGCTCTCTATATGGTAGCTAATCATTCTAAGGGGTATTCACACTCAGAACGCACGAGTCGTTCATTAGCTCCGATTGGAGGACTGGCTGCTGAGATGAAGGGTCCAGACTCATCCATCTCAACAAGGCAGATGTTGCTGGGAAATGCTACTCTAGGTATAGATTATAAACATGAGCTGAGGTACAACCTTTTATTGGTCCACTCAAATAATGAGTATGTCAATATGCTTACAGGGATGGACAAGGAAAAGAACCAAGAGGAGGATAATGAGCATAGAATACGCTCATATCGTCAGCAGGCTAATGAAAATATATTATTGGTAAATCAACTTGATAGTGATTGGAAGCTGGCGGATCGCCTTTTACTTAATGCGGGAGTGTCATACAATTTGATTGATGCTAAAGAACCAGATAGACGTACAAACTTCCTGAAAGGTGAGCCTATTGGGGATGATGAGAGGTGGTCTCTTCTGATGGATACTAATAAGAGGTTCTATTCTAGCCTTAAGGAGCATGATGTGAATGTCAAGACGAAGCTCAACTGGACTCTTTCGGAGACATTGTCACTAAGTGCAGGCTATACCGGACGATTTACTGATCATAAGTTTGAAGCTGTTGAATATGACCATAAAGGTCCAATAGATGCCAGCATTATGGAGTCCGATTTTGATTCAATGGATTGGGATCAGAAGTTCTTTAATGAGCAAAATATGAAGACCGATACTAAGCCTTATGGATTTGAGGTTCGCAAGGGGACTAATTATTGGTATTCATCTAATAAATTTATTCACAATGGCTTTTTAGAAGCTGTCTGGCAGGTGAGTCCTAGCTTCCTGATACAAGGTGGGTTGAGAGTGGATTATGCTCAGATGGACGTGGAATATAGGCAAGACGATGCTCTGATGAATGATAATAAGATTAATCAGCTTTATTGGTTGCCTAGCCTTAACCTAAAGTATGATGTGAACGAAAAGCATGCCCTTAGATTAAGTTTCTCGAAAAGTTACACATTACCACAAGTAAAAGAAATTTCTCCATATCAGTATGTGAATATTGGCTTTACTAGTCAGGGTAATGAAAACCTTAAGCCTACCGAACTTTGGAATATAGACTTGAAGTGGGATTGGTATCTTTCACCTAGTGAATTATTAGCTGTGACCCTTTTCTATAAGGATATTACTAACCCGATCGCAAGAGTTAATGAGTACAATAGTGCAAATGTTCTTAAGTATATGAATCCAGCAGAGAAAGCTGAGGTTGCCGGAATCGAGCTAGAGCTGAGAAAGAGTTTATTAAATCAAGAAGCGGCAAGTGGGCTTTATCATAAGCTGTCATTAGGATTGAGCGGATCTTATATATACTCTAATATCAATTTGGGGATAGATGAGGATTCTAAACGGAATGTAGCTCTCGAGGGATCATCTCCATGGTTATTTAATACAGATCTGACCTATACTATCAATAAGGATGAACAAAGCTATTCAATAGCGATACTTGCTAGTTACTTTAGTGATCGAATTCATACTTATGGCTCTGCTGGTATCGCAGGAAAGGGTATAAAGTATGACGCGATAGAGAAAGGCATGCTAAAGCTTGATGCTGTAGCTTCAGCTAAATTAACGGAGCACTTCTCGCTAAAATTCAAAGCCAATAATCTTCTGAATCAGGCTTATAAGAGAACACAAAAAGAAAATAATAGCGTGAATGGTGATCAACCTATCGTTATATCAGAATATTATAAAGGTACGAGCTTTAGCCTTGGTGCTAAGTGGACCTTTTAA